A window of Komagataella phaffii GS115 chromosome 1, complete sequence contains these coding sequences:
- a CDS encoding Mitochondrial inorganic pyrophosphatase: MFKRLFSSVQTGSKYSSAYKNYLKLDNGKIGSYMHDIPIEYDQTSGLLNVVVEIPRWTNAKFEISRSLEANPITQDQKDGQLRFVHNLYPNHGFPFNYGAIPQTWEDYTRPSKFVSAYKGDNDPLDIIEVGSKVLEVGQVLRVKVLGSLALIDEGELDWKIITINTEDYHASDVNDIYDIYHVLPGMLENTREWFKNYKKPEGKPSNVFAFNGEFKNHEDTMKVIEECHKNWKALIEGKVTGAKAPKVSNATLEETPGFTTFDEQKLLVKTNAKDEEIPQEVNRLYFFNN; the protein is encoded by the coding sequence ATGTTTAAACGCCTATTCTCTTCCGTGCAAACAGGCTCAAAGTATTCATCTGCATACAAAAACTATCTAAAGCTTGACAATGGCAAGATCGGCAGTTATATGCATGATATTCCTATCGAATACGACCAGACTAGCGGCCTACTAAATGTGGTGGTAGAGATTCCACGGTGGACCAACGCCAAATTTGAGATCAGTAGATCGCTGGAGGCAAATCCCATCACTCAGGACCAGAAGGACGGTCAATTGAGATTTGTACACAATTTGTATCCTAACCACGGCTTTCCATTTAACTACGGAGCAATTCCTCAAACTTGGGAGGATTACACCCGGCCCTCCAAATTTGTATCAGCATACAAAGGAGACAATGATCCCCTAGATATTATAGAAGTGGGAAGCAAGGTTCTGGAAGTTGGGCAAGTGCTCAGGGTGAAAGTTTTGGGTTCCTTGGCATTGATTGACGAAGGCGAGCTAGACTGGAAGATCATCACCATCAATACTGAAGATTATCATGCTTCAGATGTTAATGATATTTACGACATCTACCACGTGCTTCCGGGTATGTTAGAAAACACTCGAGAATGGTTCAAGAACTATAAGAAACCGGAAGGTAAACCCAGCAACGTCTTTGCTTTCAATGGTGAATTCAAGAATCACGAAGATACGATGAAAGTCATCGAGGAATGCCACAAGAACTGGAAAGCCTTAATCGAAGGAAAAGTCACTGGCGCAAAGGCCCCTAAAGTTAGTAATGCCACACTGGAAGAAACCCCCGGGTTCACAACATTTGATGAGCAGAAATTATTGGTCAAGACTAATGCTAAGGATGAAGAGATTCCACAGGAAGTTAACAGATTGTactttttcaataactAG
- a CDS encoding Subunit of the nuclear pore complex (NPC) codes for MADDKDSWTFAQAFELFSKSNDASILDSLDTFLKTNSDLLESKSIPFVFHEFKDDELLHLKENVIRGVQYPVPNEKIIKYCITVSRLLNVDVHEVLRICKQNFVDLVIDRNDSITEIIKLVTQEIALIIQLRCLLLQSKRLTINSDDIFDGIFDYLNEYFIKKGYFEEESPYASLIANEKVNVTVQVLNFLAYLSTEYSATKEQVVTWFKIMELSRFASILKRSISNSRLESIQSLLSVITNLILDLNNNYGGLDHYKSYLNDAVSIQQISESLNNTSPSCPIVLYSWSILLHRKYLVLESFPDNPHGQKLLGSLGGLHQLQQQYLQFSKISQDQNVIEKLVRCHKNLYYDAIFTTALGTLVLHYLPYLSLTDQVSQMLNTIFKDCLRNILIKLFQDEYFERLLTLARAKFPRSIVSYLNLASLNTNFALEEVTCMKSYMESFDEDSLLNKYEIDDQNPELVKITQDIDIFPPFESSKELSLLMRDGTKGKLLSGNMVVFIYDYNGWTFLGRILQNISRNFNLQDDRVASMISILQVFTRVTEEIVPESAESFFALASTFVDDSDVIEVIFRLFDQCLHARCLQGLEAIAKFIQALCRTLSYRVWSYLSHSQLFSVFASTILGAVEMVSGDYSFTITLIKMVDTLVVGCLSLDTRVSARLKSQVLINITSHMLHIFEIFYHCRFEIEYQKWEIGTLLVDVFGKLLVPVYGIDGVDEPENKATAVFAKSAQKIVDSFLVPDLMDVRSNKPITKAIDDLLTKSSTLDLTGVWYSNWNRAIIGFTELLLSIRSVCGMPPSILEKTMFAKSPSLVDVYHHHTSLRLDVTKLLTSLVNAKWPNEPPSLLAYLGKDQSYLLLNLLAANLTNSLVDYDIKVSIYDLFSAVMEGDQEGLSIMFITGHGSNEKFQQASISLLEIMKKCVIDLSQYPDSVALHLVDAIALAFNSWTTAKESKDDEPFIGQLITRISKRNLIDTPQTNQEFINACYEHRLISKIAEILSLFLFVSNNEKCKRMIVQLIESDEFLETIEADFRIEGYKSSLHNDLHEKFQQNWPGMKLDQFAHSSLVKRKRYGENSVFALGLLDDLFESDERWADFRNEIIQASINLQYISAQLLVAKSLSALITTYFKKATAVDIKFIKLATQLLLINDRDGIPAPIFKEPYYERIDLAFFIVYNFSKTTKQVDDKYLADLISAVSQLIISPTDLYRPLLRILYACLKLIKKDTNLFAEHFTIFERVFDLVVCQNTRYLFASLTSDQNLPLFGKLVENILLNLALLKTFFNMNLPKNLANSFAKPLVRHGTLRSILNLYSSSHSLNEKDNLILADIAITFIHELVTVKGVTKELISNRLFSNLIESPVSLYIQNGHITATSTPRLHNIWSNGLLSIILSILGSFGESVLPEVCSFVTCFAKQIATCIHSWSSDSLSVSLPLIQETSQLIMLYSLLKALNFKDYMISNNLTFDSGVKQIMSSSSRSRYSNDSEQLQNRFFPGLDTLEQRNALGATLSYLLSHPKYLMSRAVDTNLIENKSSQFQEELINGLKELRNSLKD; via the coding sequence ATGGCTGACGATAAGGATTCCTGGACCTTTGCACAAGCTTTTGAGTTGTTCAGCAAGTCCAATGATGCCAGCATTTTAGATTCGTTGGAcacttttttgaaaacgAATTCTGATTTACTGGAGAGCAAATCTATCCCCTTTGTCTTTCATGAGTTCAAGGATGATGAGTTACTCCACTTAAAGGAGAATGTTATTAGAGGAGTTCAATACCCAGTCCccaatgaaaaaattataaAATACTGTATTACAGTGAGCAGGCTGCTAAACGTTGACGTTCATGAGGTTTTAAGAATCTGTAAACAGAACTTTGTCGACTTGGTTATTGACAGAAATGATTCAATAACAGAGATAATCAAGTTGGTTACTCAAGAAATTGCATTGATTATACAGCTAAGGTGTTTACTACTACAATCAAAAAGGCTGACGATAAACAGTGATGACATATTTGATGGAATATTTGACTATCTCAACGAgtatttcatcaagaagggatattttgaagaagaatctcCGTATGCATCCTTGATCGCTAATGAGAAGGTCAATGTGACTGTTCAAGTATTGAACTTCCTGGCGTATCTATCTACTGAATATTCAGCCACAAAAGAACAGGTTGTAACATGGTTCAAGATTATGGAGCTGTCTCGATTTGCATCCATCTTGAAACGTTCCATAAGCAACAGTCGTTTAGAGTCCATTCAATCATTATTATCAGTTATTACAAACTTAATCCTAGACCTGAATAACAATTATGGTGGCCTAGATCATTACAAGTCCTACCTCAACGATGCCGTGTCCATTCAGCAGATCAGTGAATCACTGAACAACACTTCTCCAAGTTGTCCTATTGTCTTATACAGCTGGAGTATTCTTTTGCACAGGAAGTATTTGGTACTGGAATCTTTTCCTGACAACCCCCATGGCCAGAAGTTGTTAGGTTCATTGGGGGGATTGCATCAGCTGCAACAACAGTATCTTCAATTTAGCAAGATTTCACAAGACCAAAAtgttattgaaaaactggttCGTTGCCACAAGAATCTTTATTATGATGCTATTTTCACGACTGCTCTGGGAACTCTGGTCCTTCACTATTTGCCATATTTATCACTCACTGATCAAGTTTCTCAGATGTTAAACacaatattcaaagattgcCTCAGAAACATTCTAatcaagcttttccaagacgagtattttgaaagattgcTGACCCTAGCAAGAGCCAAATTTCCAAGATCAATAGTTTCCTACTTAAACTTGGCATCATTAAATACAAATTTTGCATTGGAAGAAGTCACTTGCATGAAATCTTATATGGAGtcctttgatgaagattcGTTGTTGAACAAGtatgaaattgatgatcAGAATCCTGAGTTAGTGAAGATAACACAAGATATTGATATTTTTCCACCCTTCGAATCATCCAAGGAATTGTCACTTTTGATGAGAGACGGAACCAAGGGAAAGTTACTCAGTGGTAATATGGTTGTTTTTATTTACGATTATAACGGCTGGACCTTCTTAGGTCGGATTCTACAAAACATCTCTCGTAATTTCAATTTGCAAGATGATAGGGTTGCCTCTATGATATCGATTCTGCAAGTGTTCACTCGAGTCACAGAGGAGATTGTTCCAGAAAGTGCTGAAAGTTTTTTTGCACTGGCAAGCACTTTTGTAGACGATTCCGATGTCATTGAAGTAATTTTCAGGTTGTTCGACCAATGTTTGCATGCAAGATGTCTACAAGGTTTGGAAGCTATTGCCAAGTTTATCCAGGCTCTTTGCAGAACCTTGTCCTATCGTGTATGGTCATACCTATCTCATTCTCAATTGTTCAGCGTATTTGCTTCAACAATTCTGGGAGCTGTTGAGATGGTTTCAGGTGACTACTCTTTTACCATTACTTTAATCAAAATGGTGGATACTTTGGTTGTGGGATGCTTGAGCTTGGATACTAGAGTTTCAGCAAGACTAAAGAGTCAAGTTTTGATCAACATAACCTCTCATATGCTTCACATCTTTGAGATCTTCTACCATTGTCGCTTTGAGATTGAATACCAAAAGTGGGAGATTGGTACTTTGCTCGTGGAtgtctttggaaagttgCTGGTGCCCGTCTATGGTATTGACGGTGTCGATGAGCCAGAAAATAAGGCCACCGCCGTATTCGCCAAATCTGCTCAGAAAATAGTGGATTCTTTTTTAGTGCCTGATTTAATGGATGTCAGAAGCAACAAGCCGATTACCAAGGCTATTGATGATTTACTAACGAAATCATCAACTCTCGATCTTACAGGGGTTTGGTATTCTAACTGGAATAGAGCTATCATAGGATTTACTGAACTTTTACTTTCAATCAGATCAGTATGTGGAATGCCTCCTTCCATACTAGAAAAGACTATGTTTGCCAAGTCACCATCTTTAGTCGATGTTTACCATCATCACACAAGCTTAAGATTAGATGTCACAAAGCTTTTAACGAGTTTGGTAAATGCAAAATGGCCCAACGAACCTCCTTCATTGCTAGCATACTTGGGTAAAGATCAATCATATCTTTTGTTAAACCTTTTGGCTGCCAATTTGACAAACTCTCTGGTTGATTATGATATCAAAGTGAGTATATATGATCTTTTTTCTGCCGTAATGGAGGGTGATCAAGAAGGTCTATCAATTATGTTTATCACAGGCCATGGCAGcaatgaaaagttccaGCAAGCCTCTATTTCCCTCCTGGAAATTATGAAAAAGTGTGTGATTGATTTATCTCAGTACCCAGATTCGGTAGCTCTTCACTTAGTGGATGCAATCGCTTTGGCTTTCAACTCCTGGACAACAGCTAAAGAGtccaaagatgatgagCCTTTCATTGGGCAGCTAATAACTAgaatttccaaaagaaaccTCATTGATACTCCCCAAACCAACCAAGAGTTTATCAATGCTTGCTATGAGCATCGCTTAATCTCAAAGATTGCCGAAATACTGTCCTTGTTTTTGTTCGTCTCTaataatgaaaaatgtAAGAGGATGATAGTTCAGCTTATCGAAAGCGACgaattcttggaaactATTGAAGCAGATTTTCGCATTGAAGGCTATAAGTCATCGCTGCATAACGATTTgcatgaaaaatttcaacagAATTGGCCTGGAATGAAACTCGATCAGTTTGCACATTCATCACTGGTTAAGAGAAAGAGATATGGTGAGAACTCTGTATTTGCTCTTGGCTTGCTAGATGACTTATTTGAGAGTGATGAACGATGGGCAGATTTTAGAAACGAGATCATTCAGGCCAGTATCAATCTGCAATACATCTCTGCACAGCTACTTGTTGCTAAATCACTATCTGCACTGATTACTACGTACTTCAAAAAGGCAACGGCAGTGGATATCAAATTCATTAAACTGGCAACGCAGTTACTGCTTATTAATGATCGTGATGGAATTCCAGCACCCATATTCAAAGAACCATATTACGAACGAATTGATTTGGCCTTTTTTATCGTGtacaatttttcaaaaactacCAAGCAAGTGGACGACAAATATTTAGCCGATCTCATCTCTGCGGTTTCGCAACTAATAATCTCTCCAACCGATTTGTACAGACCTCTATTGCGAATTTTATATGCctgtttgaagttgatcaagaaagatacGAATCTTTTTGCAGAGCATTTCACAATATTTGAGCGAGTATTTGATCTAGTCGTCTGTCAGAACACTAGATATCTTTTCGCTTCTTTGACATCTGATCAAAATCTTCctttgtttggaaaactgGTTGAGAATATCCTTTTGAACCTTGCGTTACTGAAAACGTTTTTCAATATGAATTTGCCAAAGAACTTGGCAAACTCCTTTGCAAAACCATTGGTTAGACATGGCACACTGCGCtcaattttgaatctgtATTCTTCATCCCATtcattgaatgaaaagGACAATTTAATATTGGCAGATATAGCTATCACTTTCATCCATGAGTTGGTGACAGTCAAGGGAGTTACCAAAGAACTAATTTCAAACCGGTTGTTTTCTAACTTAATAGAAAGCCCCGTTTCTCTTTATATCCAGAACGGACATATTACAGCCACAAGTACCCCAAGACTGCATAATATTTGGAGCAATGGTCTATTGTCAATAATACTATCCATTTTGGGATCGTTCGGGGAATCTGTACTACCTGAAGTGTGCAGTTTTGTTACGTGTTTCGCAAAACAGATAGCTACCTGTATCCACAGTTGGTCATCAGACTCGCTATCAGTATCGTTACCCCTGATTCAAGAGACAAGTCAACTAATTATGTTGTATAGCCTTCTCAAGGCCTtaaacttcaaagattaTATGATCTCAAACAATCTTACTTTTGATTCAGGAGTTAAACAGATAATgtcctcatcatcaagGTCAAGGTACTCAAATGATTCTGAACAACTTCAGAACCGGTTCTTTCCAGGTTTAGATACATTAGAGCAACGAAATGCTCTTGGTGCTACTTTAAGTTACCTATTATCACATCCAAAGTATCTCATGTCCAGAGCTGTAGATACAAATCTCATAGAAAATAAATCTAGTCAGTTTCAGGAAGAGCTGATTAACGGTTTGAAAGAGTTAAGAAACTCTTTAAAGGATTAA
- a CDS encoding Splicing factor that reanneals U4 and U6 snRNPs during spliceosome recycling, translated as MEQNTIIPRGEYLQLIENAKGDEPESVLDLRLKFLSIYKFTTQEWNSWLQEMQTENFETVDFYFQLRLKDDSSPSVWLKYIELASNYSTLEEKVTEIFNKALISTQYHYTESQIIWSSYWKFMSEQQNVGADVLDSIYLQRLQIPHFDSQETFNHYSVFVTNNFKEAYDSKMKYASKLFNQSKAISDRLEDFELKLLDAQFQPTSKFWIGYIDSVFRLKKFQHARLLAKSIFERATTNRFDVLAIDIWSHYFNVLNEKDIALHPSSVESFIRQFPEHPTPYQYYFSLTLDARSLLKFRSQAFQFDIFTPSKFLEWKNTACSLLWTELDVLLNSDSSSIPILQDLSMFSELALQNDDVLHSLDRSCVEIYSLLDLLDEARALLRKMTEKFPSQVEIWLFSYQFERSHDNLTTASKILRAGISRWDQLDWPQRLMDEQSRFEGIYNHKDLAKAFAKSSRKLQESSEPMASPSIQSELELENNEEKSGPPKRALEESIYTPSKKSKRDRENLSVLVTSGNKLEELSVRNLFQDCGEIKSVFLRNNLATIEFSTEDGYLAALTKDHKTIDGFEISVNKLLSSTVWVTNFPPDQLSQSLEDLFSEVGTVLNTRFPSLRFNTDRRFCYIQFTSEQAAMDAVAKFNGKVLKDSQGKEYHLVAKISNPEKRSQRSDEGRELFIRNLDFKLTKEDLVPLFEKYGQIDKIYVPCDSETKKNNGFAFITFKEKDAAESALELNSVPLLDRPLDVSLAKKKPKKVSVLEMNPAPKKNSKLTTIEAFDLPETVNSSQLMKIFSAIGPISKITLKPESHSAFIAYEDVNNSGRAMLVLNGKQVDGFTLKLSEKSTQQQPRKPSQFPTSFIPPSLQRRKV; from the coding sequence ATGGAGCAAAACACGATAATACCCAGAGGAGAATACCTTCAATTGATAGAAAATGCCAAAGGTGATGAGCCCGAAAGTGTCCTAGATCTACGActcaaatttctttcaatttaCAAATTTACCACACAGGAATGGAACAGTTGGTTACAGGAAATGCAAACCGAAAATTTTGAGACCGTAGACTTCTACTTTCAATTAAGGCTGAAAGATGATAGTTCTCCTTCTGTTTGGCTCAAGTACATAGAACTAGCATCTAACTATTCAacattggaagaaaaagtcaCAGAAATATTCAACAAAGCGCTAATCAGCACCCAATATCATTACACAGAAAGTCAAATTATATGGAGCAGCTACTGGAAGTTCATGTCTGAACAGCAGAATGTTGGTGCTGATGTTTTAGACTCTATTTATTTACAACGACTTCAAATTCCTCATTTTGATTCTCAAGAAACATTCAATCATTATTCAGTCTTTGTCACCAATAACTTCAAGGAGGCCTACGATTCTAAAATGAAATACGCTTCTAAATTGTTTAACCAGTCAAAGGCAATTTCAGATCGtttggaagactttgagctgaaacttttggatGCTCAGTTCCAACCAACATCTAAATTCTGGATTGGGTACATTGACAGTGTGTTcagattgaaaaagttcCAGCATGCCCGATTGTTGGCaaaatcaatatttgaacGAGCAACAACTAATAGATTTGATGTTTTGGCCATTGACATATGGAGCCACTATTTCAATGTCCTGAATGAGAAAGATATTGCCTTGCATCCTTCTTCAGTGGAATCATTTATAAGGCAATTTCCGGAACATCCGACTCCTTACCAATACTATTTTAGTTTAACTTTAGATGCTCGTTcacttttgaagttcagATCACAAGCCTTTCAGTTTGACATCTTCACCCCCtccaagttcttggaaTGGAAAAACACTGCGTGCTCACTTCTGTGGACTGAACTAGATGTATTGCTAAATTCTGATTCCAGCTCTATACCCATTTTACAAGACCTATCTATGTTTTCAGAACTTGCACTGCAAAATGATGACGTCCTCCACTCCCTTGATCGAAGTTGTGTCGAGATCTATTCGCTTCTGGATTTATTAGACGAAGCAAGAGCGTTATTGCGCAAGAtgactgaaaaattcccTTCTCAAGTTGAGATATGGCTATTTTCTTATCAGTTTGAACGATCCCATGACAACTTGACTACTGCCTCAAAAATCCTTCGTGCTGGAATAAGTAGATGGGATCAACTTGATTGGCCACAGAGATTAATGGATGAACAGTCTCGCTTCGAAGGTATATACAACCACAAGGATCTGGCTAAAGCGTTTGCAAAATCAAGCCGAAAGTTACAAGAGTCATCCGAGCCTATGGCTTCTCCCAGCATACAATCTGAACTTGAATTAGAgaataatgaagaaaagagtgGGCCACCAAAACGAGCTCTGGAAGAATCTATTTATACaccatcaaagaaatctaaAAGAGATAGAGAGAATTTATCCGTTTTAGTCACATCCGGAAACAAACTAGAAGAGCTGTCTGTACGAAACTTATTTCAAGATTGTGGAGAAATTAAATCCGTTTTTCTGAGAAATAACTTAGCTACTATAGAATTCAGCACAGAGGATGGCTACCTAGCAGCTTTGACCAAAGATCATAAAACAATAGATGGTTTTGAAATCTCTGTGAATAAACTACTCAGTTCCACAGTTTGGGTAACCAATTTCCCTCCAGATCAACTCTCTCAGTCCCTTGAAGACCTTTTCTCCGAAGTGGGTACTGTGCTAAACACACGATTCCCTTCCTTGAGGTTCAATACAGATAGAAGGTTCTGCTATATACAGTTTACGTCAGAACAGGCAGCGATGGATGCTGTAGCCAAGTTTAATGGTAAAGTACTTAAGGATTCGCAGGGAAAAGAATACCATCTGGTGGCCAAAATATCAAACCCAGAAAAAAGATCTCAGCGTTCTGATGAAGGCAGGGAACTTTTTATCAGAAACCTAGACTTCAAATtaaccaaagaagatttggtacctctctttgaaaaatatggGCAGATTGATAAAATATATGTCCCTTGTGATAGtgaaaccaagaaaaataaCGGATTTGCATTCATcaccttcaaagaaaaagatgcAGCAGAATCTGCTTTGGAGTTGAACTCTGTACCATTACTTGATCGACCTCTTGATGTCAGTTTAGCTAAGAAGAAGCCAAAAAAGGTTTCAGTACTTGAAATGAATCCTGCACCTAAAAAGAACTCAAAGTTAACAACTATCGAAGCGTTTGACTTGCCAGAGACTGTTAACAGCTCACAGCTCATGAAGATCTTCTCCGCTATTGGACCTATCAGTAAGATTACTTTGAAACCTGAATCCCATAGCGCCTTCATTGCATATGAAGATGTAAATAATTCAGGAAGGGCCATGCTAGTACTGAATGGCAAACAAGTTGATGGGTTTACATTGAAACTTTCCGAAAAATCTACGCAGCAACAGCCAAGAAAACCCTCTCAATTTCCAACTTCATTTATACCCCCGTCACTTCAGAGACGAAAAGTTTAG
- a CDS encoding 60S acidic ribosomal protein P0 (Conserved ribosomal protein P0 similar to rat P0, human P0, and E. coli L10e), which produces MGGINEKKAEYFNKLRELLESYKSIFIVGVDNVSSQQMHEVRQTLRGKAVILMGKNTMVRKALRDFVEELPVFEKLLPFVRGNIGFVFTNEDLKTIRDVIIENRVAAPARPGAIAPLDVFIPAGNTGMEPGKTSFFQALGVPTKISRGTIEITSDVKVVEKDSRVGPSEAQLLNMLNISPFTYGLTVVQVFDDGQVFPANILDITDDELLSHFTSAISTIAQISLAAGYPTLPSVGHSVVNHYKNVLAVSIATDYSFEGSEAIKDRLANPEAYAAAAPAAGEASAGAEETAAAAEEEDEESEDDDMGFGLFD; this is translated from the coding sequence ATGGGAGGTATCAACGAAAAGAAAGCCGAGTACTTTAACAAGCTCAGAGagcttttggaatcttACAAGTCCATCTTTATTGTCGGTGTTGACAATGTCTCCTCTCAGCAAATGCACGAGGTCAGACAGACTCTCCGTGGTAAAGCTGTGATTCTTATGGGTAAGAACACCATGGTCAGAAAGGCCTTGAGAGACTTCGTCGAGGAGCTCCCAGTCTTTGAGAAGCTGTTGCCTTTCGTCAGAGGTAACATTGGTTTCGTCTTCACCAACGAGGACTTGAAAACCATCAGAGATGTGATCATCGAGAACAGAGTCGCTGCCCCAGCCAGACCAGGTGCTATCGCTCCTTTGGATGTCTTCATTCCTGCCGGTAACACTGGTATGGAACCAGGTAAGAcctctttcttccaagCTCTTGGTGTCCCAACCAAGATTTCCAGAGGTACCATTGAGATCACCAGTGATGTTAAGGTTGTTGAGAAAGACTCCAGAGTTGGTCCTTCCGAGGctcaattgttgaacatgTTGAACATCTCTCCTTTCACCTACGGTTTGACTGTTGTTCAAGTTTTCGACGATGGACAAGTTTTCCCAGCTAACATTTTGGACATCACCGATGACGAGCTGTTGTCTCACTTCACCTCTGCCATCTCTACCATTGCCCAAATCTCTTTGGCTGCTGGTTACCCAACTTTGCCATCCGTTGGTCACTCTGTTGTCAACCACTACAAGAATGTTTTGGCTGTCTCCATTGCTACTGACTACTCCTTTGAGGGTTCTGAAGCTATCAAGGACAGATTGGCTAACCCTGAGGCTTACGCTGCTGCTGCTCCTGCTGCCGGTGAGGCTTCTGCTGGTGCCGAGGAGACTGCTGCCGCTGCTGAggaggaagacgaagagTCTGAGGACGACGACATGGGATTCGGTTTGTTTGATTAA
- a CDS encoding Subunit of a Golgi membrane exchange factor (Ric1p-Rgp1p) that catalyzes nucleotide exchange on Ypt6, whose translation MVTHTIYNQLVDNNVRVEVVYENYPVIAGTDELSLILRFRYLGKPKLPKEEHSEPDPEDKDAVNSSHKAGSSDTWSGFGRRISSQFSNVTRNVFLKELDKVEEQHEEDDEPVFVVGYTQLFGYLAINENIIDKKKLEDVRKRSVIGNKLAGIEGLELSDKTSNIWQFNNIEFLEPGKSNQIIPLYSTTQAMLFQEISLAQDPLKIFYVKLLVGYQQFEKSGKISVRTLKFPLKLQAYVNRVGQQPFFTLDKPLLGQPIEAQVNEVTDGQKASFASIKSQLKHSDIESESDFSNDKIAVKPIEFLAFMQKLSQANINQVVEIQNEFHKEFLTDYTSPKNENCRLNLINLVSNPSQVLSLRQTERKPLQKNFEELNLFEYDSLLPAKFQTRFLLKRNTKNFAQVDLDKSVFRVNDIIRINIQLLNHIKTTGLIVALERVETISDQYIFKDEKGQIHENLTEQSQLVEKVCEKVVSTINSEQVSANLPIPYNSPGQFKTNIVNVRYLVTIKFILVEESSDLELIYSDNKGDLLRGVEFYSSGSEFLCRLPIKVVPNYEPNFGVVNYV comes from the exons ATGGTGACCCACACAATATACAACCAATTAGTAGACAATAATGTTCGGGTTGAAGTTGTGTATGAAAATTATCCAGTCATTGCTGGAACAGATGAACTTTCGTTGATCCTACGGTTCCGGTATTTGGGTAAACCCAAGCTTCCTAAAGAAGAACATTCAGAGCCAGATCCTGAAGATAAGGACGCTGTCAACTCTTCTCATAAGGCTGGGAGTAGTGATACGTGGTCTGGCTTTGGAAGGAGAATCTCGTCGCAATTTTCCAATGTTACAAGGAAtgtttttttgaaagaattagACAAGGTAGAAGAGCAACACgaggaagacgatgaaCCTGTATTCGTTGTCGGATATACGCAATTGTTTGGATATCTTGctatcaatgaaaacatcatagataaaaaaaaattggaagacGTTAGAAAAAGATCTGTCATAGGAAATAAACTAGCTGGTATAGAAGGACTGGAATTGAGTGATAAAACTAGCAATATTTGGCAGTTCAATAACATAGAATTTTTGGAGCCTGGGAAGAGTAACCAGATTATCCCGCTATATTCCACAACTCAAGCCATGCTATTTCAGGAGATTTCTCTGGCCCAAGACCCTTTGAAGATCTTTTATGTGAAA TTACTGGTTGGCTAccaacaatttgaaaagagtGGCAAGATAAGTGTCCGGACACTAAAATTTCCTCTTAAATTACAAGCTTACGTGAACAGAGTTGGGCAGCAGCCTTTTTTCACCTTGGATAAACCACTCTTGGGTCAGCCCATTGAGGCTCAAGTTAACGAGGTAACTGATGGACAAAAGGCCAGCTTTGCTTCCATTAAGTCTCAGTTGAAACATAGCGATATTGAATCCGAGTCTGATTTTTCTAATGACAAGATAGCGGTAAAACCAATCGAGTTCTTGGCTTTTATGCAGAAACTAAGTCAAGCCAACATTAATCAGGTTGTGGAAATACAAAATGAGTTTCACAAAGAGTTTCTTACAGATTACACTTCTCCGAAGAACGAAAATTGTAGGTTAAACCTTATCAATTTGGTTTCGAACCCATCACAAGTTCTTTCCCTTAGACAAACTGAACGCAAACCCCTacaaaagaattttgaagaactgAACCTTTTTGAATATGATAGCCTTTTACCCGCAAAATTCCAAACTAGGTTCTTGTTGAAACGAAATACAAAAAATTTTGCTCAAGTTGACCTCGACAAGTCAGTATTTAGGGTCAACGATATTATTCGCATTAACATTCAGTTATTAAATCATATTAAAACGACAGGGTTGATAGTCGCACTTGAAAGAGTAGAGACCATAAGTGACCAGTACATTTTCAAGGATGAAAAAGGGCAAATACATGAGAATCTGACTGAACAAAGCCAGCTTGTTGAAAAGGTTTGTGAAAAAGTTGTTAGTACTATTAACAGTGAGCAAGTATCAGCCAATTTACCCATTCCTTACAACTCACCAGGTCAGTTCAAAACTAACATTGTGAACGTAAGGTATTTGGTCACAATAAAGTTCATCTTAGTGGAGGAATCTTCTGATTTAGAGTTGATCTATTCCGACAACAAAGGAGATTTGCTCAGAGGAGTGGAATTCTACTCCAGTGGATCAGAGTTTCTATGTAGACTACCCATCAAAGTTGTACCAAACTACGAACCCAATTTTGGTGTGGTTAATTACGTTTAA